A single window of Luteipulveratus halotolerans DNA harbors:
- the pyk gene encoding pyruvate kinase: MRRAKIVATLGPATSTPQRVHELVAAGMDVARLNLSHGTHDVHEEVYANVRRASDETGRAVGVLVDLQGPKIRTGTFAGGPVTLSNGDRFTITVDDVEGDQERVSTTYRGLPGDVHPGDRLLIDDGKVELRAIEVTDTDVVTEVVEGGVVSDHKGINLPGVAVSVPALSDKDEEDLRWALTLRADLIALSFVRSASDIDRVHEIMDEVGNGRLPVIAKIEKPQAVDNLAEIVDAFDGIMVARGDLGVEMPLEDVPIVQKRAVELARRDAKPVIVATQVLESMIENSRPTRAEASDCANAVLDGADAIMLSGETSVGAWPIDAVRTMARIIESTEEHGLERIPDLGTRPHTKGGAVTAAAAEIGDLLDVKYLVTFTTTGDSALRMARIRSKRPMLAFTPNQATRSQLALVWGVETFLMPQVKHTDQMAAQVDETLLSSKRCAEGETVVIVAGSPPGIPGSTNALRVHQMGDAKNQVAPAYQELDRP; the protein is encoded by the coding sequence ATGCGTCGTGCCAAGATCGTTGCCACTCTCGGACCCGCCACCTCGACACCGCAGCGCGTGCACGAGCTGGTCGCCGCCGGTATGGATGTGGCCCGGCTCAACCTGTCGCACGGCACACACGACGTCCACGAAGAGGTCTACGCCAACGTGCGGCGGGCGTCCGACGAGACCGGCCGTGCGGTCGGCGTACTCGTGGACCTGCAGGGGCCCAAGATCCGTACCGGCACCTTCGCGGGCGGTCCGGTCACGCTCAGCAACGGGGACCGCTTCACCATCACGGTCGATGACGTCGAGGGCGACCAGGAGCGCGTGTCGACCACTTACCGGGGGCTGCCCGGCGACGTCCACCCCGGCGACCGGCTGCTGATCGACGACGGCAAGGTCGAGCTGCGCGCGATCGAGGTCACCGACACCGACGTGGTGACCGAGGTGGTCGAGGGCGGTGTCGTCTCGGACCACAAGGGCATCAACCTGCCGGGCGTCGCGGTCAGTGTGCCGGCGTTGTCGGACAAGGACGAGGAGGACCTGCGCTGGGCGCTCACGCTGCGTGCCGACCTCATCGCCCTGTCCTTCGTCCGCAGTGCCTCCGACATCGACCGCGTGCACGAGATCATGGACGAGGTCGGCAACGGACGGCTGCCGGTCATCGCCAAGATCGAGAAGCCGCAGGCCGTCGACAACCTCGCCGAGATCGTCGACGCCTTCGACGGCATCATGGTCGCCCGCGGTGACCTGGGCGTCGAGATGCCGCTGGAGGACGTCCCGATCGTGCAGAAGCGCGCGGTCGAGCTGGCTCGTCGTGACGCCAAGCCGGTCATCGTCGCGACGCAGGTGCTTGAGTCGATGATCGAGAACTCCCGCCCGACGCGGGCGGAGGCGTCCGACTGCGCCAACGCCGTGCTCGATGGCGCCGACGCGATCATGCTGTCCGGCGAGACGAGTGTGGGTGCCTGGCCGATCGACGCCGTGCGCACGATGGCCCGCATCATCGAGAGCACAGAGGAGCACGGCCTCGAGCGCATTCCTGACCTCGGTACGCGCCCCCACACCAAGGGCGGCGCGGTCACCGCAGCGGCGGCCGAGATCGGTGACCTGCTCGATGTGAAGTACCTGGTCACCTTCACGACGACCGGCGACTCGGCGCTGCGCATGGCGCGCATCCGCAGCAAGCGACCGATGCTGGCGTTCACGCCCAACCAGGCGACGAGGTCTCAGCTCGCTCTGGTGTGGGGTGTCGAGACGTTCCTGATGCCGCAGGTCAAGCACACCGACCAGATGGCGGCGCAGGTCGACGAGACCCTGCTGTCCTCGAAGCGCTGCGCCGAGGGCGAGACCGTGGTCATCGTGGCGGGTTCGCCTCCCGGCATCCCGGGCTCGACCAACGCGCTGCGCGTGCACCAGATGGGCGATGCCAAGAACCAGGTCGCACCCGCCTACCAGGAGCTCGACCGGCCCTAG
- a CDS encoding glutamate synthase subunit beta has protein sequence MADPRGFLTTRERELPARRPVPVRIKDWREVYEEQELGQLQRQAGRCMDCGIPFCHNGCPLGNLIPEWNDLAYRGDWADAIERLHATNNFPEFTGRLCPAPCETACVLGISQPAVTIKQVELTTIEEAFSRGGVDPQPPARLTNKTVAVIGSGPAGLAAAQQLTRAGHTVAVYEKADKPGGLLRYGIPEFKMEKSVLDRRIEQMTAEGTRFRCNRSVGDDITGAQLKERYDAVVLAMGATVPRDLPVPGRELGGIVQAMDFLPDANRVALGETVEDQVVATDKDVVIIGGGDTGADCLGTSIRQGARSITQLEIMPQPTQDRPAHQPWPTYPMLFRVASAHEEGGERVYATSTKEILGDEDGNVRALRLVEVRMGEKGFEEVEGTEREIPAQLVLLAMGFLGPEQEGLIEQLGLETDERSNIARDAAFMTSEPGVFVAGDAGRGQSLIVWAIAEGRSAAKGVDAYLTGSSVLPAPIRPTDRPLTV, from the coding sequence GTGGCTGACCCCCGTGGATTCTTGACGACGCGTGAGCGCGAGCTGCCTGCTCGTCGGCCCGTGCCGGTCCGGATCAAGGACTGGCGCGAGGTCTACGAGGAGCAGGAGCTCGGCCAGCTGCAGCGCCAGGCCGGTCGCTGCATGGACTGTGGAATTCCCTTCTGCCACAACGGTTGTCCGCTGGGCAATCTGATCCCGGAGTGGAACGACCTCGCCTACCGGGGCGACTGGGCCGACGCGATCGAGCGGTTGCACGCGACCAACAACTTCCCGGAGTTCACCGGGCGGCTGTGCCCGGCACCGTGCGAGACCGCGTGCGTGCTCGGCATCAGCCAGCCCGCCGTGACGATCAAGCAGGTCGAGCTGACCACCATCGAGGAGGCCTTCTCGCGCGGCGGCGTCGACCCGCAGCCGCCGGCACGGCTGACCAACAAGACCGTGGCCGTGATCGGCTCGGGCCCGGCGGGCCTGGCCGCCGCGCAGCAGCTGACGCGCGCGGGTCACACCGTGGCGGTCTACGAGAAGGCCGACAAGCCTGGTGGTCTCCTGCGCTACGGCATCCCCGAGTTCAAGATGGAGAAGTCGGTTCTCGACCGCCGCATCGAGCAGATGACGGCCGAGGGGACCCGCTTCCGCTGCAACCGCAGCGTCGGCGACGACATCACCGGTGCCCAGCTGAAGGAGCGGTACGACGCCGTCGTCCTGGCGATGGGCGCGACCGTGCCGCGTGACCTGCCGGTGCCCGGCCGTGAGCTCGGCGGCATCGTCCAGGCGATGGACTTCCTGCCCGACGCCAACCGGGTCGCCCTCGGTGAGACCGTCGAGGACCAGGTCGTGGCGACCGACAAGGACGTCGTGATCATCGGCGGCGGTGACACCGGTGCGGACTGCCTCGGCACGTCCATCCGGCAGGGCGCGCGGTCGATCACCCAGCTGGAGATCATGCCCCAGCCGACGCAGGACCGCCCGGCCCACCAGCCCTGGCCGACCTACCCGATGCTCTTCCGTGTGGCGAGCGCGCACGAGGAGGGCGGCGAGCGGGTCTACGCCACGAGCACCAAGGAGATCCTCGGCGACGAGGACGGCAACGTCCGGGCACTGCGTCTGGTCGAGGTGCGGATGGGCGAGAAGGGCTTCGAGGAGGTCGAGGGCACCGAGCGCGAGATCCCGGCCCAGCTGGTCCTGCTCGCCATGGGCTTCCTCGGTCCGGAGCAGGAAGGTCTCATCGAGCAGCTCGGCCTCGAGACGGACGAGCGGTCCAACATCGCCCGCGATGCAGCGTTCATGACGTCCGAGCCCGGTGTGTTCGTGGCCGGTGACGCCGGTCGAGGGCAGTCGCTCATCGTCTGGGCGATCGCCGAAGGCCGTTCTGCGGCCAAGGGCGTCGACGCCTACCTGACGGGCTCTTCGGTACTGCCCGCGCCGATCCGACCGACCGATCGGCCGCTCACGGTCTAG
- the gltB gene encoding glutamate synthase large subunit, with the protein MGLAHFSAHPQAEGLYDPAQEHDACGVAMVATMRGSAGHDIVDHALTALRNLEHRGATGADPAVGDGAGILTQVPDAFLREVVDFDLPEAGSYAVGLAFLPTDPDSQWHIGEQLDVLAAEEGLRVIGWRDVPTDPTLVGQMALDTMPVFRQVFVAAAEGELSGVELDRLAYCLRKRSEHELAVYFASLSSRTVVYKGMLTTEQLEPFFPDLSDRRFATELALVHSRFSTNTFPSWPLAHPFRFIAHNGEINTVRGNRNWMSARESTLASDVIPGDLSRIFPVCTPEASDSATFDEVLELLHLGGRSLPHAVLMMIPEAWENHETMDPARRAFYEFHSTIMEPWDGPACVTFTDGTLVGAVLDRNGLRPGRYAVTSDGLVVLASEAGVLDLDPATVVRKGRMQPGKMFLVDTEHGRIVGDDEVKAGLAAENPYEEWLHAGIVRFEDLPEREHVWHTPASVVRRQQTFGYTQEELRVLLAPMARSGAEALGSMGTDTPIAVLSERPRLIFDYFSQLFAQVTNPPLDAIREELVTSLGTLMGPESNALEATPAHARQLELPFPVIDNDELAKIVHLNSRGDMPGYATYVIRGTYRVAGGVSAMRARLQGIFAEVSQAIEDGHRFVVLSDRDSGPAFAPIPSLLLTAAVHHHLIREKTRTQVGLIVEAGDVRETHHVALLVGYGAAAINPYLAMESVEDLVRRGVITDVTPEQAVRNLIKALGKGVLKVMSKMGISTVASYRGAQVFEATGLSQELIDSYFTGTTSRLGGVGLDVITQEVAERHATAYPKDGNANSHRTLEVGGEYQWRREGEPHLFNPETVFRLQHSTRQRRYDIFKQYTAAVDDQSERLMTLRGLFGFAGDRTPISIDEVEPVSEIVKRFNTGAMSYGSISKEAHETLAIAMNRLGARSNTGEGGEDADRLVDPERRSAIKQVASGRFGVTSHYLTEADDIQIKMAQGAKPGEGGQLPGHKVYPWVAKTRHSTPGVGLISPPPHHDIYSIEDLAQLIHDLKNANPQARIHVKLVSEVGVGTVAAGVSKAHADVVLVSGHDGGTGASPLTSLKHAGGPWELGLAETQQTLLLNGLRDRIVVQTDGQLKTGRDVVIAALLGAEEYGFATAPLVVSGCIMMRVCHLDTCPVGIATQNPDLRERFTGKPEFVETFFEYIAEEVRELLAELGFRTLDEAIGQVGVLDTSRAVDHWKASGLDLAPILKDVELPEGAARRQVVAQDHGLEKALDQQLIAMSKDALDNQAPVRIEVPVSNVNRTVGTMLGHEVTKRYPEGLADDTIDVSFTGAAGQSFGAFVPAGVTLRLYGEANDYVGKGLSGGRVVVRPLREASLVAERNAIAGNVIGYGATSGQIFLRGVVGERFCVRNSGATAVVEGVGDHACEYMTGGSVLVLGPTGRNFAAGMSGGHAYVLDLDESQVNPELVDVIGLREDDITFVRDLLRKHVEWTDSSVASRLLADWPAAVERFSLVLPRTFQKVLDVRTEAADEGLDPDSPQVWERIMEANRG; encoded by the coding sequence ATGGGTCTCGCCCACTTCTCCGCCCACCCGCAGGCCGAAGGCCTGTACGACCCCGCTCAGGAGCACGACGCGTGTGGCGTGGCCATGGTGGCCACCATGCGCGGCAGTGCGGGCCACGACATCGTGGACCACGCCCTGACGGCACTGCGCAACCTGGAGCACCGCGGTGCGACGGGCGCTGACCCCGCGGTCGGTGACGGCGCCGGCATCCTGACCCAGGTGCCGGACGCGTTCTTGCGCGAGGTCGTCGACTTCGACCTCCCGGAGGCGGGCTCGTACGCCGTCGGTCTGGCCTTCTTGCCGACCGACCCCGACAGCCAGTGGCACATCGGTGAGCAGCTCGACGTGCTCGCGGCCGAGGAGGGCCTGCGCGTCATCGGCTGGCGCGACGTGCCCACCGACCCGACGCTCGTCGGCCAGATGGCGCTCGACACGATGCCGGTGTTCCGGCAGGTGTTCGTGGCCGCGGCCGAGGGTGAGCTCTCGGGTGTCGAGCTCGACCGGTTGGCGTACTGCCTGCGCAAGCGCTCCGAGCACGAGCTGGCGGTCTACTTCGCCTCGCTCTCCTCGCGCACGGTGGTCTACAAGGGCATGCTCACGACCGAGCAGCTCGAGCCGTTCTTCCCCGACCTGTCCGACCGTCGGTTCGCCACCGAGCTCGCGCTGGTCCACTCGCGCTTCTCGACCAACACCTTCCCGTCGTGGCCGCTCGCGCACCCGTTCCGGTTCATCGCCCACAACGGCGAGATCAACACCGTGCGCGGCAACCGCAACTGGATGAGCGCCCGCGAGTCCACGCTGGCCAGCGACGTCATCCCGGGCGACCTCTCGCGCATCTTCCCGGTGTGCACGCCCGAGGCGTCCGACTCGGCGACGTTCGACGAGGTGCTCGAGCTGCTGCACCTGGGCGGTCGCAGCCTGCCCCACGCGGTGCTGATGATGATCCCGGAGGCGTGGGAGAACCACGAGACCATGGATCCCGCGCGCCGGGCTTTCTACGAGTTCCACTCCACGATCATGGAGCCCTGGGACGGGCCGGCCTGTGTGACGTTCACCGACGGCACGCTCGTCGGCGCGGTGCTTGACCGCAACGGTCTGCGCCCGGGGCGCTACGCCGTCACCAGCGACGGTCTGGTCGTGCTCGCGTCCGAGGCAGGCGTGCTCGACCTCGACCCGGCGACGGTCGTCCGCAAGGGCCGCATGCAGCCCGGCAAGATGTTCCTGGTCGACACCGAGCACGGCCGCATCGTCGGCGACGACGAGGTCAAGGCCGGCCTCGCCGCCGAGAACCCGTACGAGGAGTGGCTGCACGCCGGCATCGTGCGGTTCGAGGACCTCCCGGAGCGTGAGCACGTCTGGCACACGCCGGCGTCCGTCGTACGCCGTCAGCAGACCTTCGGCTACACCCAGGAAGAGCTGCGCGTCCTGCTCGCACCGATGGCGCGTTCGGGTGCCGAGGCGCTCGGCTCGATGGGCACGGACACCCCGATCGCGGTGCTGTCCGAGCGCCCACGGCTGATCTTCGACTACTTCAGCCAGCTGTTCGCCCAGGTCACCAACCCGCCGCTCGACGCGATCCGCGAAGAGCTGGTCACCTCGCTCGGCACCTTGATGGGTCCGGAGAGCAATGCCCTGGAGGCCACTCCGGCGCACGCCCGTCAGCTCGAGCTGCCGTTCCCGGTCATCGACAACGACGAGCTGGCCAAGATCGTCCATCTCAACTCGCGCGGCGACATGCCGGGCTACGCGACGTACGTCATCCGCGGCACCTACCGCGTCGCCGGCGGTGTCAGCGCGATGCGCGCACGTCTGCAGGGCATCTTCGCCGAGGTGTCGCAGGCGATCGAGGACGGCCACCGCTTCGTCGTGCTGTCCGACCGCGACAGCGGCCCGGCGTTCGCGCCGATCCCGTCGCTGCTGCTGACAGCGGCCGTGCACCACCACCTCATCCGTGAGAAGACCCGTACGCAGGTCGGCCTCATCGTCGAGGCGGGCGACGTCCGCGAGACCCACCATGTCGCCCTGCTCGTCGGCTACGGCGCCGCCGCGATCAACCCCTACCTCGCGATGGAGTCCGTCGAGGACCTCGTCCGTCGCGGCGTCATCACCGACGTCACGCCGGAGCAGGCGGTCCGCAACCTCATCAAGGCGCTCGGCAAGGGCGTCCTGAAGGTCATGTCCAAGATGGGCATCTCGACGGTGGCCTCCTACCGCGGTGCGCAGGTGTTCGAGGCGACCGGTCTGTCCCAGGAGCTCATCGACTCCTACTTCACCGGGACGACCTCGCGCCTCGGTGGCGTCGGTCTCGACGTCATCACCCAGGAGGTCGCCGAGCGGCACGCGACGGCGTACCCGAAGGACGGCAACGCCAACTCCCACCGCACGCTCGAGGTGGGCGGTGAGTACCAGTGGCGTCGTGAGGGCGAGCCGCACCTGTTCAACCCCGAGACGGTGTTCCGGCTGCAGCACTCCACCCGTCAGCGCCGCTACGACATCTTCAAGCAGTACACCGCGGCCGTCGACGACCAGTCCGAGCGGCTGATGACACTGCGTGGTCTGTTCGGCTTCGCCGGCGACCGCACGCCCATCTCGATCGACGAGGTCGAGCCGGTGAGCGAGATCGTCAAGCGCTTCAACACCGGTGCGATGAGCTACGGCTCGATCAGCAAGGAGGCGCACGAGACGCTCGCGATCGCGATGAACCGTCTCGGTGCGCGCTCCAACACCGGTGAGGGCGGCGAGGACGCCGACCGTCTGGTCGACCCCGAGCGCCGCTCGGCGATCAAGCAGGTCGCGAGCGGTCGGTTCGGTGTGACCTCGCACTACCTCACCGAGGCCGACGACATCCAGATCAAGATGGCGCAGGGTGCCAAGCCCGGTGAGGGCGGTCAGCTGCCCGGCCACAAGGTCTACCCGTGGGTCGCCAAGACCCGGCACTCGACGCCGGGTGTCGGTCTGATCTCACCGCCGCCGCACCACGACATCTACTCCATCGAGGACCTGGCTCAGCTGATCCACGACCTCAAGAACGCCAACCCGCAGGCGCGCATCCACGTCAAGCTGGTCAGTGAGGTCGGTGTCGGCACGGTCGCGGCAGGTGTCTCGAAGGCGCACGCCGACGTCGTCCTGGTGTCCGGCCACGACGGCGGCACGGGCGCCTCGCCGCTCACGTCGCTGAAGCACGCCGGCGGGCCGTGGGAGCTCGGTCTCGCCGAGACCCAGCAGACCCTGCTGCTCAACGGCCTGCGTGACCGGATTGTCGTCCAGACCGACGGCCAGCTCAAGACCGGTCGTGACGTCGTGATCGCCGCGCTGCTCGGTGCCGAGGAGTACGGCTTCGCGACCGCACCGCTCGTCGTCAGCGGCTGCATCATGATGCGCGTCTGTCACCTGGACACCTGCCCGGTCGGCATCGCGACCCAGAACCCTGACCTGCGTGAGCGATTCACCGGCAAGCCCGAGTTCGTCGAGACGTTCTTCGAGTACATCGCCGAGGAGGTCCGCGAGCTGCTCGCCGAGCTCGGGTTCCGCACGCTGGACGAGGCGATCGGCCAGGTCGGCGTGCTCGACACCTCGCGTGCGGTCGACCACTGGAAGGCCAGCGGCCTCGACCTCGCGCCGATCCTCAAGGACGTCGAGCTGCCGGAGGGTGCGGCTCGCCGCCAGGTGGTCGCTCAGGACCACGGTCTGGAGAAGGCTCTCGACCAGCAGCTCATCGCGATGAGCAAGGACGCCCTGGACAACCAGGCACCGGTCCGGATCGAGGTGCCGGTCAGCAACGTCAACCGCACGGTCGGCACGATGCTGGGCCACGAGGTCACCAAGCGCTACCCCGAAGGCCTCGCGGACGACACGATCGACGTCTCGTTCACCGGTGCGGCCGGTCAGTCGTTCGGTGCGTTCGTGCCGGCGGGTGTCACGCTGCGCCTGTACGGCGAGGCCAACGACTACGTCGGCAAGGGCCTCTCCGGCGGCCGTGTCGTCGTACGACCCCTGCGTGAGGCGTCCCTGGTCGCCGAGCGCAACGCCATCGCCGGCAACGTCATCGGCTACGGCGCGACGAGCGGCCAGATCTTCCTGCGCGGCGTCGTGGGGGAGCGGTTCTGCGTCCGCAACTCCGGTGCGACCGCCGTTGTCGAGGGTGTGGGCGACCACGCCTGCGAGTACATGACCGGTGGTTCGGTGCTCGTCCTCGGTCCGACCGGCCGAAACTTCGCGGCGGGTATGTCCGGTGGGCACGCCTATGTGCTCGACCTCGACGAGAGCCAGGTCAACCCCGAGCTGGTCGATGTCATCGGCCTGCGCGAGGACGACATCACGTTCGTGCGAGACCTGCTGCGCAAGCACGTGGAGTGGACCGACTCCAGCGTCGCGTCCCGTCTGCTGGCCGACTGGCCTGCAGCGGTCGAGCGCTTCTCGCTCGTTCTTCCTCGCACCTTCCAGAAGGTGCTCGACGTCCGTACCGAGGCCGCCGACGAAGGCCTCGACCCCGACAGCCCCCAGGTGTGGGAGCGGATCATGGAGGCCAACCGTGGCTGA
- the lgt gene encoding prolipoprotein diacylglyceryl transferase, whose translation MITSIPSPTSGVWDLGPFPLRAYAMCILAGIAVAIWICGRRLVQRGHQVDDALTVAYWAVPFGIVGGRLYHVITTPQPYFGEHGRPVDALKIWHGGLGIWGAVALGALGAWIGCRRHGIAFLDYADAAAPGVAVAQAMGRWGNYFNNELYGRHTDVPWALEIHQWDNGQAVRNAAGDAVLVPGGPFHPTFLYESLWCLLIALVVVLLDRRRGLGRGRSFSLYVMLYPIGRIVFELMRSDPANHVLGLRVNVWVCIAVFLGGLAMFVWCGRRSPDGTVAARDAVSTSET comes from the coding sequence GTGATCACCTCCATCCCGAGCCCGACCTCCGGAGTCTGGGACCTCGGCCCGTTCCCGTTGCGTGCCTACGCGATGTGCATCCTCGCCGGCATCGCGGTGGCGATCTGGATCTGCGGACGTCGGCTGGTCCAGCGCGGCCACCAGGTCGATGACGCGCTCACCGTGGCGTACTGGGCAGTTCCGTTCGGCATCGTCGGCGGTCGGCTCTACCACGTCATCACCACGCCACAGCCGTACTTCGGTGAGCACGGGCGACCCGTCGACGCGCTCAAGATCTGGCACGGCGGGCTCGGCATCTGGGGTGCGGTCGCCCTCGGCGCGCTGGGTGCCTGGATCGGCTGCCGGCGCCACGGCATCGCGTTCCTCGACTACGCCGACGCCGCTGCTCCCGGTGTCGCGGTCGCGCAGGCGATGGGCCGGTGGGGCAACTACTTCAACAACGAGCTCTACGGGCGGCACACCGACGTGCCCTGGGCTCTGGAGATCCACCAGTGGGACAACGGCCAGGCCGTCCGCAACGCCGCGGGCGACGCCGTACTCGTCCCCGGCGGCCCGTTCCACCCGACGTTCCTGTACGAGTCGCTGTGGTGCCTGCTCATCGCGCTGGTCGTGGTGCTGCTCGACCGTCGCCGCGGACTGGGACGTGGTCGCTCGTTCTCGCTCTACGTGATGCTGTACCCGATCGGCCGCATCGTGTTCGAGCTGATGCGCAGCGACCCGGCCAACCACGTGCTCGGACTCCGCGTCAACGTGTGGGTCTGCATCGCCGTGTTCCTGGGCGGGCTGGCGATGTTCGTCTGGTGTGGCCGGCGCTCCCCGGACGGGACCGTCGCCGCGCGCGACGCTGTCTCGACATCTGAGACGTAG
- a CDS encoding DsbA family protein, translated as MPRPDASEKLAATKPKDGPPRALIATVIAVVVVIVAGATFLISANPFGKLDASGPQTSQSEGNGVVMYPGKAKPGVPVVDIYEDFQCPICNELEKANGASIHELAQRGDIKLVSHMMSFLDDNLGNDSSKRSANAAFCAADAGKFAEYHKAVFAGQPAKEGQGYTDDQLKKTFAADAGITGQQLTTFTQCVDKGTYDDYVKDTEKRSNDDGVNGTPTVKIDGTALSEEQMAQLMQQKGSFPAVLKAAQGQ; from the coding sequence CTGCGACCAAGCCCAAGGACGGCCCGCCCAGGGCGCTGATCGCCACGGTGATCGCCGTGGTGGTCGTCATCGTCGCGGGCGCGACCTTCCTGATCTCGGCCAACCCGTTCGGCAAGCTCGATGCCTCCGGGCCCCAGACCTCGCAGTCCGAGGGCAACGGCGTCGTGATGTACCCCGGCAAGGCCAAGCCCGGTGTCCCGGTGGTCGACATCTACGAGGACTTCCAGTGCCCGATCTGCAACGAGCTCGAGAAGGCCAACGGTGCATCGATCCACGAGCTCGCGCAGCGCGGTGACATCAAGCTCGTGTCGCACATGATGTCGTTCCTCGACGACAACCTCGGCAACGACTCCTCCAAGCGCTCGGCCAACGCCGCCTTCTGCGCCGCTGATGCCGGCAAGTTCGCCGAGTACCACAAAGCCGTGTTCGCCGGTCAGCCCGCCAAGGAGGGCCAGGGCTACACCGACGACCAGCTCAAGAAGACGTTCGCGGCTGACGCCGGCATCACGGGGCAGCAGCTGACGACGTTCACGCAGTGCGTCGACAAGGGCACCTACGACGACTACGTGAAGGACACCGAGAAGCGTTCCAACGACGACGGGGTCAACGGCACACCCACCGTCAAGATCGACGGCACCGCGCTGTCGGAGGAGCAGATGGCTCAGCTGATGCAGCAGAAGGGCTCGTTCCCGGCCGTGCTGAAGGCGGCCCAGGGCCAGTGA